TAATCCCAGCTCCACACCTGCCCAATGCGGTTCAAAGCCTTTGTTGTGCCTCCGATTCCAAAACTCATTATCCCAGTCAACGTTTTTATCCTTATCCTTACCAATGGTCGTGATCTCAACGGAGGTGTTGTTTCCTTTATCGATCACGGTGAGCACTTTTTTACCAAACTTAATTTTGGTGGTATCCGACTTGCTGGATATGGTTGCAATGTTGGTGGATAAATCCAATGTGTCATGCTTGTTTTGCGGAACAAAAAGTGTGGTGTCCCTGCCCTCCAGCCTATTTAAGGTTGCTTGTGGATTATCTTGTGCAACAACACATGTAGTAACTGCAACTAAGCTGATTATTAAAGTAACGATTTTTGTTGTCATAGCAATTAGTTTTAATTGTTCTGTATTTATCCGTGCGACGCACAACCACCATTAAAAGTTACAGAGTAAAAATTTTTCTTGCCTCTCAAGTGAATTTATAGCTAGAGAAAAAGCTAATAGACGAAGCTATAAAGTTTTTGAAATAGCGAGTAACTTTGTATCAATGCTGATTTTTTTGAGATTACCTTCTGCATCATATTGCTTATCGACTTTTACAGGGAATCCAAAAATTCGAGCAATTCCGCTAATACTTGCTTGAGCATACTCCCATGCACGTGCTTTCCCTACCGCCTTTTTAACCTGCTTCTGATCAATCCCCGCGGCATTCGAAACCTTCTCTGCGAGGAATTCTCCAACGGTTTGGTAATTAGCAGGAGTTGATTTAACCTCTATCGGACGAATTTTTATTACCCTAGGGGTTGTAGCCAGAAGGCTTGGATTATTAATCACCACCTTGGGAGTTATTGGACTAAGTTCGGCAACCTCGATGTCGGACCTTACAACCGCCTTCCTTTCAAGGTTAGGTTGAGATGCTTCCGCCATTTTCAATCCATTCGCACGCGTTGAACGAATCTTCAAAGCGCCAGATTGAGAACGATTACTGGCGAAACGATTGTCCACATGAACTTCTGTAGAACTAGACTTTGACGACAATTTTATAGCCAAGTTCTGCTCAATAGGAGCTGAGGCACTAGCAATAACTCTCTGCTGTTGATGATCTCTCCAAACAGGAATAGTAAAAATTAATAACACTGCAGCAACGGAAGCCGCAGCATAATACCAACGGAGGTGCTGATTACCAACAATATCGAAACGTTTTAATGATTTCTTATAGGGATAGGAAATGTTCTCAGGTAAAAGCTTGACCCTTTCGAACAGAGCCGCTTCAGTAGAAAGCTCACCCGGTTTCTCACATATCCTTTTAAGTTCAGATAATTCAGAATTTGATGCATCGCCTTCGAGACGCGCAACACAAAGCCAGGAAAACTCATCAAACTCTTCACCCACAAAAACGACCTTTTTCAACCGCACTTTTTCAGTAAAAACATCTTTCCCTTGCGAAAGTATTGGCATGTCAACATTACTCATCGAGAGGTATTCATCTAGTAGATCATGATTCTCCTCCATAAAGGCCAATAGTTCATCGGCTTCCCTTTCGGAGAGCCGTCCCTCCGAAAAGTCAATCAACGTTGTTCTGTAGTTATGTCGATTAATGTTAGCCATAGCAACTATATTACCATCTCCAAACTTCCAATGTATGTTTTAAGAAAAACCCTTGCTCTGTAAATATAAACCTTTACCTGTGATTCGTTTAGTCCAGTTATCTCACCTATCTCTTCATATGAGTAGCCCTCATAGTCCCGCAGCAAAATTACGTTGCGCTGAATTTCTGGTAGCTGTTGAACTGCTCTGTGAAGCAGCTCGTTAATGTCAGAGTAATGTTCGCTATGTGACATATCTTCCGAAGGAGCCGCCTCCATTCCAACGAGCCGCTTCTCCTTTCGAATTAAGTCAATCATTGTGTGGTAGGCAATGCTAAAAAGATATGGTTTTGATTTCTCAAAGGAAACCTCACCCACTTTAACCCACAATTTTTCAAAGGAATCCTGTACAACGTCTTTCGCCTTATCTTCATCCTTAATGTTTTTAAGAATAAAGCGATAAACATTATCAGCATATAGGTCCACGCAAAGGTTGTACTCCTTAGTATTCATCTTTTAGCAAATCATGGTTAGGACGCATAACTTTTCGAAAAGTTACAGCGAATTCTTACTATTCTCAACATGTTTTTAAAATCGCCTATAAAGCAGAGGTCTGTTGATCTATGACCATATATAAAAACTAATTAGAAATGAATTGGATGCACCAGAAATCTACAAAAAAGTTAATTTTACCCCAAAACTCAATAAAACCAATGACATGAAAAGAATTTCGAGCCTATTAATTCTGGCTGTGGTGGTAGCATCGTGCAACAAAGCACCTCAACCTGCAACTGTAAGCACATGCGATACAACACAGAACAACTTACTTTTACCGGTGGTTTGGTATCAGGCCTCAGCAGAAATGGAGGCGCTTTACATTCAAGGCTTCAATATTGCCAAAATGCAGCTGGCTGAGATCGTAAAAAAAGAAAAAGGCAAGCTCGCCGTTGTGGTAGACATTGACGAAACCATGCTTAACAATAGCCCACTTGAGGCCGAATTTATCAAGCAAAACAAAGGGTATAGCAAAGCTTTTTGGAACGAATGGACATCGAAGGCTTCAGCGAAAGCAACTCCCGGGTCGGTTGAATTTGCAAATTATGCCAAGAGTAAGGGCGTTGAAATATTTTACATCTCCAACCGCGACAGCTCCGAACTTGGCGTAACCATTGCCAATCTAAAAAGCGTTGGATTTCCTTATGCTGATTCCCTACACTGCCTGTTCAAAACAAACACCAGCGATAAGGAATCCCGTCGCCAAAAAGTTGCTCATACCCACAAAATTATTCTACTTATCGGCGACAACCTTGGCGACTTTGCTGAAGTATTCGACCTCAGGCGTGGAAATTTTGGAAAGGAAGACGTTGACAGCCTAAAAGCCTTGTTTGGCAGTCGGTATATCATTCTTCCTAACCCAATGTATGGCGACTGGGACAGAGCCCTCGCCCGTGGAAAGAAACTTACTACTTGCGAAAAAGACAGCGCAAGACGAAGCGTTCTTAAAGGTTTTTAAAGGTTCCTCTTTCGATTAAGAAAGGCCTCCAGTGCGAGGCCTTTTTTAGTTTCGCAAGATGGTATCGAGCTCGGCAACCAAATGTGATAATCGAATTGGCTTAGTAAACAATCCATCGAAGCCAGAACGGCTAATTTTTTCGCGCTCCTCCTCATCGGCAAAGGCAGTTTGGCAAAATACGGGGATGTTGCTATTCATCGACTTAATTTGATGCGTGGCCTGGTAGCCATCCATCGTCGGCATCCTAAGGTCCATAAGGATGACGTCAATCCCTGGATTCTTTCTAAAAGCATCGACTGCCTCCACCCCATTTTTTGCCCACAGCACTCTTGCTCTGGAATCTTTAAACGCGGCTCGCAGCAAATAAAAATTCTCCTCCAAATCGTCAACAACCAAAATCTGCTTGCCCGTCCACACAGGTGGTTTGTTGATTGCTAGATGCTTCTCTGTTGTAAATTTTGCATCCACAAACACAAGCGGGATGGTGAAGTAAAAGGATGTTCCACTGCCGAGAGCCGACTGAAACCATACTTCTCCATTCAGCTGCTTTATCATTTTCTTACAAAGAGGTAGTCCAATGCCAAGGCCACCGCTCTCGTTTGACGGGGAAGCGCCAGGTGTAAATGGGTGAAAAAGGTGAGATTGCTTCTCGTCAGATATGCCAACGCCAGAATCAACCACATAAAAAAGAAGATTATAGGGATCTTTTAGCGTATATCCAAACTCCACAAATCCATTGGTGGTAAATCTTAGGGCGTTGGTAAGCAAATTCTCTAGGATGTGCCTAAGTCGGTATCCATCGGTAAGAATATTCATTTCTGAATCGGCCAACTCCTGCTTAATAGAAAGTTTAACGCTGTTAGATACCAAGCCCTGCTCAAATAAATCTGCGTAAACATTTTCCATAATTTCGTTAAGCCTACAAGGAGCGTTAACAACCTTAAACTGCCCTGTTTCCAACTTGGAAAGATCGATGGTATTTTCAATAGTACGCAAAAGATGGCTACTGTTTTGGTTGATTATCGAAAGGAAACGCTCTCGGTCATCCTGGCTCAAGTCAGGCGAGGCAAGCAGGGTGTTAAACCCAACAATGGCATTCAGGGGAGTACGAATCTCGTGTGAGATATTGGCCAGAAAAGCCATCTTAAGTCTGTCAGACTCTTCGGCTCGCTCCTTTGCTATCCGAAGCTCGTTCTCATATTCCTTCCTCAAAGATATGTCCTCTGAAATGATGAGAATATGCTGAATTATTCCGTTTCGATCTTTAACGGGTGAAATGCTGGCCGTAATCCAGATTTCTTTGCCATCCTTTTTGTATGAAATCATCTCTCCACGCCAGGTATTTCCAGCAAGAACAGTTGATAGAATTTTATCCACAAATTTTTGATCTTGGCCTGGAAAAAAGCAAGAAGAAAGGTTCATACCTCCTGATTCCGCGTCGGAAAATCCGGTGATTTCAGTAAATGCAGGATTTACCAACTCAACAATGCCATTTACATTAGCAAGCACCAGCGAAACTGGTGATGCATTAATTGCCTTAGAAAGGATGCGTAACATTCGCTCCGCCTCAACACGTGCTGTAATATCTACGCTTATTCCTCCTATTCGAATGCTTTCGTCAATACCTCGAAAAAGAAATTTTTGAGTATGAAAGCTGCGTTCATTTCCAAAACGATCTATAAGTTTTTCCTCAACAACCACTTTGCCATCACGCAACACCACCTCATCTTCAACTTGCCAACGTAACCGCACCTCCTCCGGTATCATGTCAGGTGACCGATTCCCATCCGCTAGTTCCCCAAAAGAATTATCCATCAGCTGATTTTGATAGATCATTTTCTGTTCTGGTGTTTTTATGAATACACCAACGGTAAGGTTATCTAAAAAAGCATCGTGGAGACGTTCTGTTTTAAGGAGAATTTCTTCGGCATTCATCCTTTCAGTAATGTCCTTGGTGTCTTCAATAATACCAAGAAATTCATCGCGTTCACCCAAGAATGGTACAAGTGTATGAATGCACCTTATTTTTTTACCTGACTTATGAAAGGAAACCTCGTCAAACTCGACCACGTTTTCACCCGCCAATATTTTTTCAATGGAGCAGTCGGCAGTATGGCAGAATCGACAAGGGAAAGTATCATAGCACTTTTTGCCCTCGACATCCTCCCTGTTTAGACCAAATATTTTACAATAAGCGTCGTTAACTCGAACAACATCATGGTTGGGATCAATAATCCGCAGTCCATTTGCCGTGGAGTTAAATATTTGTTTCAGCTCAGTATTGGCATCAATAATTTCCTTCGACCTACAGCTAACTTCTCGCTCCACGTTATTTTTTAAATCCTGAATAACTCCAAGGGGAAGACGAAACAACAACCTTAACAGGAAAAAGAGCAGGACTAGAAAAAATGAGGAAAAGCCAAACAACCACCACAAATATGCTCGGTAATCCTTGTTGACCGCGCTTGTATCGACAGCAAAAAAGATGGTGCAAATTTTTTGTCCACTATAGCTGTTCACGGTAAAAAATGGAAAAATAGAGTAATATCGATCACCCCAATATGCTATCTGATTAGCATTAACCCCATTACTTGTGAAGGATGAAAGGAAGAGAGAATCGCTTCCATAACCACGGAGATAACCCTTGTTACCATTATCAATGGGCATGAATCCTGATTCGCCTTTGTTTATTAATTTTTGAGGGAAGACGCTACAGAGTTTAAGATTCAGCGAATCGGTTAATTGTCGAACAAAGCCTTCGTCGCGAAGGCCAAGTCTTACAAATCCAGCCACCCGATTTCGATAAATAATAGGGCTTGAAATAAAATAGTAAAACCCCTTGGGGCCTAAACTATACCCGCTACAATTGGGGGGAGAACTTATGTCATTTAACCGCAGAATAATCCCACTATCAAGGGTTGTCTCAAGTGAATCGTTGAAGCCAACAACTAAATTACCAGCTGAATTATAGAAATCCAAGAATATCTCATCTTGGCCCTTTCTGTTCATCCAGCTAAAACTCGGCTGAACCGCCAAAAAAATCTTTGCCGTATTTTCCTCAGACAGTGCAGCAGCAATCGTTGAAGATTTAGCATAATCCTCCACCATTCGAGAATACTTGAAGGAAGAGAATTGCAGGACACCGCGCATCTCCGATTTTGCCCTGTCTGCCGTCTGATTAATTACCCACTGTCGGTACTGGTGTTTGGTTTTAACCCCGTTAACAACAAAAACTGCAACCAATAAGGCAAAAAAAATCATTACCATTAAGGTTGCCTTTCGTTCAAACGAACGGTCAACCTTAAAAAAAATTCTTTTCAAAGCTGATGGGTGATAGTGAAACAAAAAAATGTTGGTACAATATCGCAGCTAATCTGCAATTATGCAACAATAACCCGATCCATCTTTACATCAAACTCATCAACTGGAACATTATCAACAAGCTGCTCCAAAAAACAAACACCAACCTTAAAAAATCCAGAAGTACGAAGCAGCTTATCATAAAATGCCTTACCTCTGCCAAGTCTGTTGTTCTCACAGTCGAAAGCCAAACCGGGAATAATTGCAAAGTCAATTTCATCTGGCGAAACAAGTGGACCTTGATGCGGCTCCATGATTCCAAAACTACCACTCTTTTGAAGCCTTCCATCAGGAAAATATTCTCTAAGGTCAAGTGTGTCTCCATTAACTACTGGCAAAACAATTCTCTTTTTCGCGATCCACGATTGAAGGAAAGATAGCGTTTGAACCTCGTCAGGAAGTGCCATATAGGCCAATATTGTATTCGCCTCCTGAAACTCAGTCATCAACTCTAATTGCCGATGAATGGCTGTCGATTTTTCAGCAATCTGAAGTGGAGTCATCGCTCTCTTTATTGTTTTAATCTCCCGCCGAAGAAGATCCTTTTTCCTAGTGATACTATTGTTGTCCATCTACATTTCTAGTTAATGGTTATTCCAAAAAACAGGCTGAAAAATGGCTCGTTACTCTTAGTGTTGCCTAGCCTAAATTGGGTGGAAAGTG
The sequence above is drawn from the Williamwhitmania sp. genome and encodes:
- a CDS encoding 5-formyltetrahydrofolate cyclo-ligase — protein: MDNNSITRKKDLLRREIKTIKRAMTPLQIAEKSTAIHRQLELMTEFQEANTILAYMALPDEVQTLSFLQSWIAKKRIVLPVVNGDTLDLREYFPDGRLQKSGSFGIMEPHQGPLVSPDEIDFAIIPGLAFDCENNRLGRGKAFYDKLLRTSGFFKVGVCFLEQLVDNVPVDEFDVKMDRVIVA
- a CDS encoding 5'-nucleotidase, lipoprotein e(P4) family translates to MKRISSLLILAVVVASCNKAPQPATVSTCDTTQNNLLLPVVWYQASAEMEALYIQGFNIAKMQLAEIVKKEKGKLAVVVDIDETMLNNSPLEAEFIKQNKGYSKAFWNEWTSKASAKATPGSVEFANYAKSKGVEIFYISNRDSSELGVTIANLKSVGFPYADSLHCLFKTNTSDKESRRQKVAHTHKIILLIGDNLGDFAEVFDLRRGNFGKEDVDSLKALFGSRYIILPNPMYGDWDRALARGKKLTTCEKDSARRSVLKGF
- a CDS encoding RNA polymerase sigma factor, translating into MNTKEYNLCVDLYADNVYRFILKNIKDEDKAKDVVQDSFEKLWVKVGEVSFEKSKPYLFSIAYHTMIDLIRKEKRLVGMEAAPSEDMSHSEHYSDINELLHRAVQQLPEIQRNVILLRDYEGYSYEEIGEITGLNESQVKVYIYRARVFLKTYIGSLEMVI
- a CDS encoding PAS domain S-box protein — encoded protein: MKRIFFKVDRSFERKATLMVMIFFALLVAVFVVNGVKTKHQYRQWVINQTADRAKSEMRGVLQFSSFKYSRMVEDYAKSSTIAAALSEENTAKIFLAVQPSFSWMNRKGQDEIFLDFYNSAGNLVVGFNDSLETTLDSGIILRLNDISSPPNCSGYSLGPKGFYYFISSPIIYRNRVAGFVRLGLRDEGFVRQLTDSLNLKLCSVFPQKLINKGESGFMPIDNGNKGYLRGYGSDSLFLSSFTSNGVNANQIAYWGDRYYSIFPFFTVNSYSGQKICTIFFAVDTSAVNKDYRAYLWWLFGFSSFFLVLLFFLLRLLFRLPLGVIQDLKNNVEREVSCRSKEIIDANTELKQIFNSTANGLRIIDPNHDVVRVNDAYCKIFGLNREDVEGKKCYDTFPCRFCHTADCSIEKILAGENVVEFDEVSFHKSGKKIRCIHTLVPFLGERDEFLGIIEDTKDITERMNAEEILLKTERLHDAFLDNLTVGVFIKTPEQKMIYQNQLMDNSFGELADGNRSPDMIPEEVRLRWQVEDEVVLRDGKVVVEEKLIDRFGNERSFHTQKFLFRGIDESIRIGGISVDITARVEAERMLRILSKAINASPVSLVLANVNGIVELVNPAFTEITGFSDAESGGMNLSSCFFPGQDQKFVDKILSTVLAGNTWRGEMISYKKDGKEIWITASISPVKDRNGIIQHILIISEDISLRKEYENELRIAKERAEESDRLKMAFLANISHEIRTPLNAIVGFNTLLASPDLSQDDRERFLSIINQNSSHLLRTIENTIDLSKLETGQFKVVNAPCRLNEIMENVYADLFEQGLVSNSVKLSIKQELADSEMNILTDGYRLRHILENLLTNALRFTTNGFVEFGYTLKDPYNLLFYVVDSGVGISDEKQSHLFHPFTPGASPSNESGGLGIGLPLCKKMIKQLNGEVWFQSALGSGTSFYFTIPLVFVDAKFTTEKHLAINKPPVWTGKQILVVDDLEENFYLLRAAFKDSRARVLWAKNGVEAVDAFRKNPGIDVILMDLRMPTMDGYQATHQIKSMNSNIPVFCQTAFADEEEREKISRSGFDGLFTKPIRLSHLVAELDTILRN